The genome window TAATGTCTGTaatttaacagtgttttaaaattGTGAAGAATACAAACACTCAGGTTGAATCCATATCTACATTTATTACAAAACGTACAGTTGTTTTGATGGTGGAGTAAATTCAGACAGGTTGATTAGTAATGTATTTAGGAATGTTCATATATGTTGAAAGTGTTAATTGAATATTGTCTTGTAGGATCTGTTTagcatatgtatatatttatgataTACATCTCAATACACATTAGGAGTGAGGATCTCTAATGGCAAATTTTGACATCTGAAGATTTTGTTGTGACTGCACTGCAACACACATCAATAACACATCAAAGTGACTTACCACTTATTAAGATCTGACAAACTGATGAATACAACTGGGGAAGTTGTATTTTTATGCAATATTAAATTCATTGTGTTGTAATGGGAGCATGCAAGCTATACCAACCTTTGATTGCAATGGTATTATGTTATTTGGCACCATTTCTAAATATTGAGTGTTGTATGTTTTTACTTCATCATACAACAAGTTGTGAAGAaatttaattaaacattaatacTATTTCCAGTAAACAGTTTTCTACTGATTATGCTGCAACTTTCTGATATGTATTGCAAACctgtcatttaacatttatcaaGTGGCTTTACCACAGGTCCAGATAAAGCAGATTCATGTTTAGTTCAGATAAAGAATGATGTGCTCAACACATGTAACTATGAACTAAAAAGACTGTCAGTGTTACAGAATTTTGGAGTGTTTCAGAAGGTAAATGGTGATTTCAAGTTTTGATTTCCCATTTGTCTGATGTTTTGAGTATTTGTACAAGATAAAGGAAAATTAACTAAGAAAATGCTTTTATATGGAGgattatgtttatatttttgagCCATGTGTATCCTACTTATAAATATTAGGCAATATTACTGCTAGGATTAAATGCACTACAAAATTCAGAAACTTATATTGGGagcattttttatatataatcaCAAACTATCCCAAAAGTGTTGCAAAATATCCACAACATACATTAGAAATACACCAGGTATAAACACTATTGCCTTCCAGCTAACATAATTGAtcaatgattattattaatcacGAAATGTCATGTTACTGCCTGAATGTTTTcggtattttttttttaaattcacgtgtgcttttattttcaaacgGAAACTGTACAACCGGACATTCAACCTCTGGTGACAGGTCGTTCTCTGAGACACCGGAAGTAATCGTCGGTTTTGGTGACGCTGCATAAGACTGCAAGACATGGACCGGTCTAGTAAgtgaattaattcattaattctGAATATAGTGTTATATATATGTGGTTTTGTCTTAATTACGCAGCGTATGCAGTTATTGAACTGTTTAGTTACTGAACTAGAAAAAAATACCACCCGGTTCATAGCAGTGTGCTGCTTCCTACTGACGTTAGCTTGCTCGTCTCGTAGCTAAACCTGCAATGAACAAGGGAGCGTTATTTCAATGAATGAATACATGTGGTCATTAGACGTAGTGTGttacaaaaatgtattattgttttctttACGTGGCGATAACGGATAAATACACGTTATAACCAGCCGACGGGTTAACTAGTCCCCATTCTGTGTGCTCGTAGGGCTGTTCGGgtgcttcctcctctgcctgacTCTTGCTGGAATTCAGGCGCTCACACCGGCGCACCACCTCTGCCTGGCTGATGTGGCCCGACTGCAGAACTTCCTGAGCCAACAGTTCACCGACCTGGAGTCCGCGTACTACTCTGTTGTTGGTCTGACCAAGCTTGGAGCGGCGGTTTCCGATCACAATGTAAGAGAATCACTCCATTATAGTTACTAATTCCGACAGAGAGGGCTAGACCTTTGAATTAAACATTAATTCATAACTCTGTTATCTGCACTAACACTTAAAGGCAATGTTCTTTGTcttcaaaatgtgtttctctttgtagCAAGTATGCCAGTTTCTCAAATCCCAGCTTGATCCCACCAGTGTTGACTCTGTCTTCTTTGCTGCTGAGACCAGTCAGGCCATTTCAGGATGTGAGGTATGCAAATGTTGTCTTGTCCTGTTAAGCTGATCTACTGCAAGcctttattattaaaaaaaccGTGTTTGACATACATAAGTGTGTAGTAGGTCTGGacagtatataaaaatatgtacagTAATCAGAAAACCtcataaaaatcacaatatttgTTTGGGTGTTTTAGATCCACATAATTGCATTGTGGTCGAGATGTTTTATCATTTCCTCTAtatggttacagtaatactaaaataattaaaaaagatAACTAAGTTTACTTGGTCATTCAAATGGAAAAGGGTATAATGCTGTGCTATAATGCAAACATCAAAGTACTgaacatgaaaatgttaattCCATAGATCCCTGTGTCCAATGAAACCCGTGACATCCTTCTGGCAGCAGTTAGTGAAGACTCAACCATGACTCAGATTCATCATGCTGTGAGTGCACTCAGCTCTCTGGGACTTCCTGTGGCATCTCAGGAAGTTGTAGGTGCCCTGACGGCTCGCATCAACAAGGAGGACAATGTTATGGCGTAAGTGTTAGTTGTGCTGGTTTGGGAGTCCAGTTACAGTCTGTTTGGAGTATCCTGCAACTCGCATGAgcaaattatttttaacaattcCCAATAAATATATGTTCTCTTTGGACAGAATCACCTCAGCTCTGCAAACAGCAGCTCGCCTCTCCCAGCAGGCAGAACTTGGTGGAATACTGGAGGAAATTGAGGTGAGCTCTTTAACTTCCAGCAGGTGGTGCTGTGTCGCTGTACTTTGACTCAGAGCAAGACACACTGGACTTAAATTATTCCCAGTGTCAAGTTGTCTTGTTCTTTCCaattaattcaattttattCACAGAATTagattttaacaattttttgcttttgtttcctcttaGGATCTGACAGCTCGTTTGGATGATCTTGGTGGCATCTACCTCCAGTTTGAAGAGGGACTCGAGGCAACCGCTATGTTTCTGACTGCTGCTTATTCCCTGTCAGATCATGTGGACATGGAGCCCCCTCTCAAGGAGGTATGATTTCTGTCTGTCAGGTGTTACATCAGTAAAtctttgtcatttctcttcacaTGTTTTTCTCCGTGAAATTGATGGAAGATATGTTCTCCCCACAGGACCAGGTCATCCAGCTGGTGAATTCCATCTTCAGCAAGAAATCTTGGGACTCCTTGTCTGAGGCCTTCAGTGTGGcaagtgctgctgcagctctctccaACAACCGCTTCCATGTGCCGGTCATTGTCAGTGCTCAGGGCCCAGCCACAGTGTCCCACAGCCAGCCAACCCTGCAGGTATAGATGTTGGATCTCAACTTAGAAATTCACCTTTATTGTCTTTAATCATCCTCTAGTGagactgtctctgtgtttgattCACAGCTCCTTGTTACTGATGTCATGTCTCAACCTCTGGCCTCAGCCAATGTGCTGGTTGAATCTGCGTATGCTGTGGCCTCCAAGAGTATCATACTCAGCCAAGCATCCTTCACACTTAATGAGTATGTACCATGAGAGACATAAGTGTTAATTTTACAATACTCTCCTAGGCTCCTCACTATTTGAAGATTATCCCAACAGCTAGAAGATATACACCCACACATTACCTTTCATTACCTCATTGCACATTCGGTTTCTTTACAAAATGTACCTAGcttatttgtttattaattaatatgaatattatcAGTTAATTATAAGGTGCTCCATAAGGCAGTGTGTCTTCATTAGCACTATCTGGATTTGGTATAACATACTCTGTAtcattcttttttcctgtttttcagtgGCGTCTTTGAACTGAACTTCATGTCAAACCAGCCCGCTAGTGGATATTACCAATTTACCATTGCAGTGACTGGGGATAGCCGATTGGTTGCCAATCATGTTGAGGTGATTGACTTAGTAGTTATATTTTACCGGGGTAGGCTGCACATAATTAAAAATAGTTGCCAGTGTGTGCAGATTACAtactcatttttatttaaatgaatgcaaatgtatATGTATACGTACTTCTGTGGCTTTAGGAAAACTTTCTAAAGGACTGTTATGGTAAATGTCTTTCTTAACGTTTATGGAGCTTGAGCCTCATAAGGGACTAAAAGCCATTCTTGTTTTAATACGTTTCTTTTTCTACGTTACTTTACAGTTCTTTTTAGTTCTTTACTactaaatatttagttttattgttttaatagaaaaataattgcacataataaaatgactgaacaggTCACCAGGGGCAGTATAACAGCAACACCAGAAGGTTTACTTTATGTTGAGGgatacattttcagttttcacagcaaaattacatacgtgtgtgtgtgtgtgtgtatgtatgtgtgtatacatatatttataatgagagaaaaacaaaacaaaagaaataaaaaacctGTGCTGTGGTTGCCCAACTGCAGATAAAGTGTAGTACAATCAAATAGAACAAAAAAGGTAATAAGGGTGTTAAGGTATCATAGGGGTATTTCACGTCCACAACGGATTTTGACCCGTCATTAAATATACAGTTACTGAATTTACTCAGTAGAAAAGGACTATGTAAATATGATAATACAGGCCTTAAACACACATAATACATTAGGTCTAGTAAGAACTATGCAGAATAAAAGCAGAGACATGCCTTATATGCAAAGATTAGAAACCAAGTGCTATTATTCTTACTTATTGCACAACAGTGTATCTGTATATATATTCATGTGCATCACCCATTTTGTCCACTACTTTGTAGGTTAATAAAAAAGTAGAGTGCCCCTTTAAATCTATTTGGTCTATTTGATGTGACAAACAAAGTCATGCAAATGACAATGTAGTAGGTGTGACTCATGTTCTGACTCTGTCCATCTATAGCTTAAAGTAAAGGTGTCCACTGAGGTGGCTGTTACTAACATGGACCTCTCAGTAGTGGATAAGGACCAGAGCATCGGCACAAAGACCACCAGGTTAGAAAACAAGTTTGAAAAGTGAATCCTTTTTGCTGAACTTTAGTGGCATGACAGTGGAATACTAAATGCtttcccttttttaaattaCCCAGAGTGGACTATCCCTCCAAAGCCAAGAGCTCCTTTACTGCAGACAGCCACCAGAACTTTGCTATGTCCTTCCAGCTCGTTGACGTCAACACTGGAGTGGAACTTACCCCACACCAGGTATGTAATCAGAATGGGACATGGACACATGTCAACAGCAAACTGCTGGCCACGTCTGTTCGTTGATGCTGACTGCATCTGCTTTCATAATCACTTTTGTGACCATCCAGCCATTTTATTACACATGTGGTCAGCCAAAGCAAATATGATCACTAACCACTGTGACTATTTAGCAAAAATGGAGCTCTCAACACCGTTTAAGATTAAGACCTAtttactctctctgtcacagactTTTGTCCGGCTGCATAATCAGAAAACTGGCCAAGaggttgtgtttgtggctgaaCCTGACAGCAAGAATCTGTACAAGTTTGAGTTGGACACAGCAGAGCGGAAATCAGAGTTTGACTCCATCTCTGGTACCTATTCCCTCTACCTCATTGTTGGGGATGCTACTTTGGAGAATCCCATCTTGTGGAACGTGGTGAGTATCTATTCAGACTTCATGGTGGTAATGAGGATTATTTATGGATGTAGCAGGTGTCCACACAATCAAAGTTGATACTGAACTCTAAAGTTGAGCTGTGATCTTTTGTAAGGCTGATGTTGTGCTGAAGTTTATGGATGAAGAGGCCCCAGCTACCATTCAGCCCAAGACCCTTTATGTACCCAAACCAGAGATCCAGGTAGTATTATTTAGTGCTTATTTTGATCTGATTTACTGCATGacaatgcaaaataaaattatatactTTGGCTGGCAGTCAGTTAAAAATCTCATCTTGTTTCTGCAGCACTTGTTCAGGGAACCAGAGAAGAAGCCTCCAACTGTGGTCTCTAACACCTTCACTGCACTTGTCCTGTCTCCTTTCCTGCTTCTGCTCATCCTGGTAATGTTGCAagtcttgttttctgtttttctctatttttagttttactgttaAACTGTTGACAAACTCACATATagaaaacatttagaaataattTATCTTATTTAAGGGCACACCAAAAAAATAACCTACTTCCATTATTAATCAAAACCTTTTTAATAGAGCATTCAGCTTTATTGTTGTATACACACTGGTCTACCCCCCCAGAAAAGCTCTTCAGTGGGAAGCCTTCATACGCCGTGAATGAGGCTCCTGTACTGCATGAATATAATgcttattttaatttgaaatcaCAAAAGCTATGGGGTATTTTTTTCCCTGACATTTGCAGTGCTGAGTAATAGTTATTGTTACAGTGGATCAGTGTATTGTGTGTTAGGTGGTAAACAATTTTTCAGCCCTTTTGTTTTGCAGCTCTCGAAGGGGATGAAAATCACATTGTCTTTTattccccctctcctcttcagTGGTTTAAGCTCGGAGCCAACATCTCCAACTTCAGCTTCTCTCCCAGCACCATTCTGTTCCATGTAGGACATGCAGGTTAGTCCCcatctttaaaatgaaatatatctTACATATGAGTGGTAATTAATGctgttcatgtacagaaaacaaagcctataAATTGCTTAACTGGactgctgtaacaaacacagtgaactcTGTTTGTAAtgcttgatattttcaaagtttccttaTTAGATATTGGAGATTAATGCTGGTTGTTAATGAGCCCTAAGTCTAGGTATTTGATATatagttcagcattttgccAGCAGTTTAAGTCACTGCCTATCACTCACTTACGCACTTCTCATGGAAGagcacacactaacacacacccGGCAGACTAAAGCAGTAACTTGAAAATGATTCTTTCTGTATattttcttatatatatatctcagGTCTAGGTAGAAATATCGCTTAAACTTCAAAAACTCATACCATTAGGGCACCTCCAATATATGCAGGCACATCTCAATGTATTCATCAAACAGTGCCATGCGTTTCTGCAATACAGATCATTGTCAGAATATAAAAATAGGATGGAACAAAGATTTTGGTGTTGTTTCACTCTTGGTCAAATATTACTGTAGTGAACAGCACAAACTGCAGTCGTTCCCATACTTTTTGAAAGCATTTGAGAGCAGAGGCATGGGAGAGTTTAACAGGGGTGAAAGTGGCAGGTGCATACTGCCGTTCTAACAAATGGAAGATCTTTCTATTTTGGCTTCTGATTAGGCCACTTACCAACACAGTCAGTCGCAACAATAGCAGCGACACACGGCTCATGGAGGCAATTAAGATACTTTAAAACCCTAAGTGCCCAGTTGCTGGGATTTGCATCAGAAGTCATACTCCTGCTCAAAGTCAGAACTCAGTCGGTGTTGATTTTCTCTGAGGGGCGTGTCAGACCCTGTCTTAGACTGTGTTGAGTGCAGAGATATATCTGCATTTCTGTGAGCAACAAGGTTTTAAACATGgtgatttgtttaatttcattgaTTTTATGCAATATAACAATGTAGTTAATGTCTATGTCGCCTTTGATTTATTGTgataaaacattattaaaaattgaaataaaGTGGCATCCATTTGGCAAACCCTTGACATGTAGTATATTGAATTATTATGTGATAGTGTGTTGAGGATTGCATTTTTACCCAGAAGCTGTTTTGTTTGGATGCTAATGTTCAAACCTACttggttgttttatttcagcCATGCTGGGCCTGATGTATGTCTACTGGACCCACCTGAACATGTTCCAGACTCTGAAGTATCTGGCAATTATTGGCGGTGTAACCTTCCTCGCGGGGAACCGCATGCTAGCCCAGAAAGCAGTGAAGAGGTACGTCTACTGATGGTACCTGGCACAAATGGTTCCTAGAGGGTCCTTAATCCCAGAGAGAAAGCGTAGCCTCTTTCATACAATAAGGACTCAGGTGTTTTGCGGCCTCTTGGTAGTTCTTAACTCCAAACCTGAGGAAAAGTGCATATTCTATATCTGTAGCTCCTCAGTTGGTCCCCAGAGG of Lates calcarifer isolate ASB-BC8 linkage group LG12, TLL_Latcal_v3, whole genome shotgun sequence contains these proteins:
- the rpn2 gene encoding dolichyl-diphosphooligosaccharide--protein glycosyltransferase subunit 2 isoform X1; this encodes MDRSRLFGCFLLCLTLAGIQALTPAHHLCLADVARLQNFLSQQFTDLESAYYSVVGLTKLGAAVSDHNQVCQFLKSQLDPTSVDSVFFAAETSQAISGCEIPVSNETRDILLAAVSEDSTMTQIHHAVSALSSLGLPVASQEVVGALTARINKEDNVMAITSALQTAARLSQQAELGGILEEIEDLTARLDDLGGIYLQFEEGLEATAMFLTAAYSLSDHVDMEPPLKEDQVIQLVNSIFSKKSWDSLSEAFSVASAAAALSNNRFHVPVIVSAQGPATVSHSQPTLQLLVTDVMSQPLASANVLVESAYAVASKSIILSQASFTLNDGVFELNFMSNQPASGYYQFTIAVTGDSRLVANHVELKVKVSTEVAVTNMDLSVVDKDQSIGTKTTRVDYPSKAKSSFTADSHQNFAMSFQLVDVNTGVELTPHQTFVRLHNQKTGQEVVFVAEPDSKNLYKFELDTAERKSEFDSISGTYSLYLIVGDATLENPILWNVADVVLKFMDEEAPATIQPKTLYVPKPEIQHLFREPEKKPPTVVSNTFTALVLSPFLLLLILWFKLGANISNFSFSPSTILFHVGHAAMLGLMYVYWTHLNMFQTLKYLAIIGGVTFLAGNRMLAQKAVKRIAAEQSSRLAKYRSLR
- the rpn2 gene encoding dolichyl-diphosphooligosaccharide--protein glycosyltransferase subunit 2 isoform X2; the encoded protein is MDRSRLFGCFLLCLTLAGIQALTPAHHLCLADVARLQNFLSQQFTDLESAYYSVVGLTKLGAAVSDHNQVCQFLKSQLDPTSVDSVFFAAETSQAISGCEIPVSNETRDILLAAVSEDSTMTQIHHAVSALSSLGLPVASQEVVGALTARINKEDNVMAITSALQTAARLSQQAELGGILEEIEDLTARLDDLGGIYLQFEEGLEATAMFLTAAYSLSDHVDMEPPLKEDQVIQLVNSIFSKKSWDSLSEAFSVASAAAALSNNRFHVPVIVSAQGPATVSHSQPTLQLLVTDVMSQPLASANVLVESAYAVASKSIILSQASFTLNDGVFELNFMSNQPASGYYQFTIAVTGDSRLVANHVELKVKVSTEVAVTNMDLSVVDKDQSIGTKTTRVDYPSKAKSSFTADSHQNFAMSFQLVDVNTGVELTPHQTFVRLHNQKTGQEVVFVAEPDSKNLYKFELDTAERKSEFDSISGTYSLYLIVGDATLENPILWNVADVVLKFMDEEAPATIQPKTLYVPKPEIQHLFREPEKKPPTVVSNTFTALVLSPFLLLLILWFKLGANISNFSFSPSTILFHVGHAAMLGLMYVYWTHLNMFQTLKYLAIIGGVTFLAGNRMLAQKAVKRIEKK